Proteins encoded together in one Triticum dicoccoides isolate Atlit2015 ecotype Zavitan chromosome 7B, WEW_v2.0, whole genome shotgun sequence window:
- the LOC119338829 gene encoding uncharacterized protein LOC119338829, which yields MTSKPVPALHQAASCDSDSRSSSSSSNGDGIRTFGPRDVKNQFHIYEIKDEIRVLLAKVDKIHGRLQLDEGLLLDKGFCFGLLDPATNILINSAISQACCAATPTKQVCPAAPPAVERRRRRGGEQDLDLNKLDGLVAFLTCLFPYLPDAEAWLYLDAAEADPFVASLHVIGRRGMREFNFSSETTEAAVEAALRCAAVAAKHSDPQGLVQGWKLLSPAVEAFRSAPSQRRQHDDIVLRAEKLLKANGASDPVLQLKKTWELARRRHIEANAKFCAEPRELPPARAPMKRMLLAMIHGFYLEAMGRLPTAELRNQYHQSMIWGGYCYGLLDPVSNIIVNTIWCEQNFPQSKQFPLTMISTKLLWRIAAQSLYGLISFLCTRYRGLTPDLAMQRLLVAGADLRAADPRLSTTPSATGETRLNFSGCGQVLNIPDPSLTQCSAVEDSIPSASVPEAYTAAATAARHCHPLAHKEFLASLSGVSKPAEFDSEVSVDGLSESLSKVLHMRDGVPLSSQDLSLLCKILDRYPSSARQQRDLAPTKVKKGFYYQVGICSSRFWGQHNRVTSMATNALEKFNNIAAEGHLFELHIICAVNEFVSGPVPSEGENVRDYNPWTFQKYYHTHINFLAVSKARPYDPPTLFFAECGKHGADTCWCVPVIPQKPEAEQVRCIYCEYEGNRIVHPAVESFFGRNEFEKFYESGTSYTNDKLIEDHEIDVDWVHGVEDDGIYHHCYPDPDDIDDEELSIC from the exons CGGCTGCAGCTCGACGAGGGTTTACTACTGGACAAGGGGTTTTGCTTCGGCCTTCTGGACCCCGCCACCAACATCCTCATCAACAGCGCCATCTCCCAAGCATGTTGTGCTGCCACGCCAACTAAACAAGTGTGTCCTGCTGCCCCGCCGGCGGtagaacgacgacgacgaagaggaggaGAGCAGGATTTAGACCTTAACAAGCTCGACGGCCTCGTCGCCTTCCTGACCTGCCTCTTCCCCTACCTCCCCGACGCGGAGGCCTGGCTGTACCTTGACGCCGCGGAGGCGGACCCCTTTGTGGCCTCGCTCCACGTCATCGGCAGACGCGGGATGCGGGAGTTTAACTTCAGCTCCGAGACCACCGAGGCAGCGGTCGAGGCCGCCCTCAGATGTGCGGCGGTTGCCGCCAAGCACTCGGACCCGCAGGGGCTCGTGCAGGGGTGGAAGCTGCTTTCGCCTGCCGTGGAAGCTTTCCGCTCCGCGCCATCGCAGAGGAGGCAGCACGACGACATAGTCCTTCGTGCAGAGAAGCTCTTGAAGGCCAATGGGGCATCCGATCCTGTCCTCCAGCTGAAAAAAACCTGGGAACTCGCGAGGAGGCGGCATATAGAAGCAAATGCCAAATTTTGTGCAGAACCCAGGGAGCTGCCTCCTGCCCGGGCGCCCATGAAGCGAATGCTCCTTGCGATGATCCATGGATTCTACCTGGAGGCGATGGGCAGGCTGCCCACGGCCGAGCTGCGCAATCAGTATCACCAGAGCATGATCTGGGGTGGCTACTGCTATGGTCTGCTGGACCCTGTCTCCAATATCATTGTCAACACCATCTGGTGCGAGCAAAACTTCCCACAAAGCAAACAATTTCCGTTAACCATGATCAGCACCAAGTTGCTGTGGCGGATTGCAGCGCAGTCACTCTACGGCCTCATATCCTTCCTGTGCACTCGATACCGGGGTCTCACTCCCGACCTAGCCATGCAACGCCTGCTGGTGGCCGGGGCCGACTTGCGAGCTGCTGATCCCAGACTTTCTACTACGCCCAGTGCTACCGGAGAAACGCGTCTAAACTTTTCTGGTTGTGGTCAGGTTCTCAACATTCCTGACCCTTCTCTTACTCAGTGCTCCGCGGTTGAAGACAGCATCCCGTCTGCTAGTGTTCCTGAAGCATATACGGCCGCGGCCACCGCGGCACGTCACTGCCACCCTCTTGCACACAAAGAGTTCCTGGCATCACTGAGTGGGGTGAGTAAACCCGCCGAGTTTGACTCAGAGGTGTCAGTGGATGGTCTGAGCGAGTCTCTCTCAAAAGTGTTGCACATGCGGGATGGTGTCCCACTATCCTCTCAGGATCTTAGTTTGCTTTGCAAGATATTAGATAGGTATCCCTCCTCTGCTCGCCAGCAACGGGATCTAGCCCCTACGAAGGTCAAGAAGGGATTCTACTATCAAGTAGGTATATGCAGCAGTAGGTTCTGGGGTCAGCATAACCGAGTCACCAGCATGGCGACAAATGCATTggagaaattcaacaatatagctgcg GAGGGCCACCTGTTTGAACTTCATATCATCTGTGCTGTCAATGAGTTCGTATCTGGTCCGGTGCCCAGCGAGGGTGAGAATGTTCGAGACTACAACCCATGGACTTTTCAAAAGTATTATCACACCCATATCAACTTTCTGGCAGTTAGCAAAGCCCGCCCATATGATCCTCCAACGCTCTTCTTTGCTGAATGTGGAAAACACGGTGCTGATACATGTTGGTGTGTCCCCGTGATTCCGCAGAAACCAGAAGCTG AACAAGTCCGTTGCATTTACTGTGAGTATGAAGGAAACAGAATTGTTCATCCAGCCGTGGAGAGTTTCTTCGGGCGCAATGAATTTGAGAAGTTCTATGAATCTGGCACATCTTATACCAACGATAAGCTCATTGAAGATCATGAAATTGACGTAGATTGGGTGCATGGTGTGGAGGATGATGGCATATACCACCACTGCTACCCTGAtcctgatgatattgatgatgaagAACTATCTATTTGCTGA
- the LOC119339918 gene encoding ETHYLENE INSENSITIVE 3-like 3 protein, which produces MMDNLAIVAKELGDVSDFEVDGIPNLSENDVSDEEIEAEELARRMWKDKVRLKRIKEKQQRLALEQAELEKSKPKKLSDLALRKKMARAQDGILKYMLKLMEVCNAQGFVYGIIPDKGKPVSGASDNIRAWWKEKVKFDKNGPAAIAKYEVENSLLVNAKSSGTMNQYSLMDLQDGTLGSLLSALMQHCSPQQRKYPLDKGIPPPWWPSGNEEWWIALGLPKGKTPPYRKPHDLKKVWKVGVLMGVIKHLSPNFDKIRYHVRKSKCLQDKMTAKESLIWLVVLQREEYVHSIGNGVSNTHLVDLGDKNESSYSSCDEYDVDCMEEPPQSTISKDDVGVHQPAVHIREENGSSSGNKKRHDKRSTQRLPSTKETKKPPKRRRHTGQCSVDGSEVEGTQRNDNMPEVLSNAIPDMKSNQMEVVCVANPLTSFNHAGTNGGSLQHQGDVQGNFVPPGVVVNNYSQAANIASSSIYMVDQPLASESNDYTNSWPGNTFQPDIGLGSIGFSSSSHDYQSSAAKDSVPLSMDNHVPAMGTGALNSSYSHMAGSGNSTSVAGGTQQIMSDAFYIDPDDKFIGSSFDGLPLDFIGINSPIPDLDELDELLDDNDLMQYLGT; this is translated from the coding sequence ATGATGGATAACTTAGCTATTGTCGCGAAGGAGCTAGGTGATGTGTCGGATTTTGAGGTTGATGGCATCCCAAACCTCTCTGAGAATGATGTCAGCGATGAGGAGATTGAGGCTGAGGAGCTGGCCCGGCGGATGTGGAAAGATAAGGTCAGGCTCAAGAGGATCAAGGAGAAGCAGCAGAGGCTTGCTTTGGAGCAGGCCGAACTGGAGAAGTCTAAACCAAAGAAGCTGTCTGATCTAGCCCTTCGCAAGAAGATGGCAAGAGCCCAGGATGGGATTTTGAAGTACATGCTCAAGTTGATGGAAGTATGCAATGCACAGGGTTTTGTTTATGGGATCATTCCCGATAAAGGGAAGCCTGTCAGTGGAGCATCAGACAACATTAGAGCTTGGTGgaaggagaaggttaagtttgatAAGAACGGGCCAGCAGCAATTGCAAAATATGAGGTTGAGAACTCTCTGTTGGTTAATGCTAAGAGCAGTGGAACCATGAATCAATATAGCTTGATGGATCTCCAAGATGGTACTCTGGGCTCATTGCTTTCTGCATTGATGCAGCACTGCAGCCCTCAGCAGCGCAAGTACCCACTGGATAAGGGTATTCCACCCCCATGGTGGCCCTCAGGGAACGAGGAGTGGTGGATTGCTTTAGGCCTTCCAAAGGGTAAAACACCTCCATACAGAAAACCTCACGATCTTAAGAAAGTTTGGAAGGTTGGTGTGCTGATGGGTGTGATCAAACACTTGTCTCCGAATTTTGATAAGATAAGATATCATGTACGGAAGTCAAAGTGCTTGCAGGACAAAATGACTGCAAAAGAGAGCTTGATTTGGCTGGTTGTTTTGCAAAGAGAGGAGTATGTTCACAGTATTGGCAACGGTGTATCAAATACTCATCTTGTTGACCTAGGGGACAAAAATGAGAGTTCATACAGCAGCTGTGATGAGTATGATGTCGATTGTATGGAGGAGCCTCCTCAGTCTACAATATCCAAAGACGATGTGGGAGTTCATCAACCAGCTGTGCACATCAGAGAAGAGAATGGCTCAAGTAGTGGGAACAAAAAACGTCATGATAAACGCTCAACTCAAAGGCTGCCTAGTACTAAGGAAACTAAAAAACCACCAAAGCGAAGAAGACATACCGGACAGTGTTCTGTTGATGGGTCTGAAGTTGAAGGAACACAAAGGAATGATAATATGCCAGAGGTTTTGAGCAACGCAATTCCGGATATGAAGAGCAATCAGATGGAGGTGGTCTGTGTCGCTAACCCGTTGACAAGCTTCAATCATGCCGGTACAAATGGAGGATCTTTACAACATCAAGGAGATGTTCAAGGGAACTTTGTACCCCCTGGTGTTGTGGTTAATAATTACAGCCAGGCTGCAAATATTGCTTCTTCAAGCATTTATATGGTCGACCAGCCATTAGCTTCTGAAAGTAATGATTACACAAACTCCTGGCCTGGAAATACTTTTCAACCAGACATTGGTCTTGGATCTATTGGCTTTAGTTCTTCTTCACATGATTACCAGTCTTCTGCTGCAAAAGACTCAGTACCACTATCTATGGATAACCATGTGCCTGCCATGGGAACAGGAGCTTTGAACAGTTCTTACAGTCATATGGCAGGTAGTGGGAATTCAACTTCTGTTGCTGGTGGCACGCAACAGATCATGAGTGATGCTTTTTATATTGACCCTGATGATAAGTTTATAGGCAGTTCTTTTGATGGACTGCCTTTAGATTTCATCGGTATTAATAGTCCAATCCCTGACCTCGATGAACTCGATGAACTGCTGGATGACAATGACTTGATGCAATATCTGGGAACGTAA